The Culex quinquefasciatus strain JHB chromosome 2, VPISU_Cqui_1.0_pri_paternal, whole genome shotgun sequence genome contains the following window.
ggatgagacatttcccgtttatctgttgttaaattttaaatgaaatggtttagtcttagactgccggctgtggaaagatagaaccaaaatcatttgaaattaatgaatgaaGGATTGATCAGtgcaatttttaacttgagatgattgtACGAGTTTTAaaagattgatgtttagtgaggtactgattaacgttgcgaacgacgagttacaatgtttatcgagctgaaatggtatgatagggttttgttattgttgcacaccgacgacggacgcgaaaaattttgcggcccgacgaaaaggcatcgcaaatcgaactggctaactgtcatcgggacagccaaagccagccgcaccttcacacgcatacacgcacgcgaaagaaaaaaacgaaaaacacactgcgacgaacgcgaaaatgtttgcgacccgacgaaaaggcatcgcaaattgaattgtagagcgaataattggattttgatacttttaagtattttaaccgatttcattTCATTGCATAGTTAATAATTCATCAGGACCAACTGAgatcttcttgcacccttcgacaaagttgtaggaaattaggTTTCCTACAATAATCTCACACTTGAACAAAACCACCTGCTGCTAAAATTCTGAAGCGATGATTTCCTCATGTATTTTCACGGTTTTTACCATagaaacttcaacgataaaatgcGACCTCTTaaccttaaggggttacatacatttaaatcggcaaaaatgacagaggttggtttgagcacgaacttaatttttttcaaaatctgtttcaagtttcattaaaatatacattttcaactattatcaaaacaaatttgaagacatttggttgtatcattgccgagatatagctatttgaagttagcagtttcaaaaaacgggtgccacgatatctcaacactgctttgaccaaattggctcaaaattttggtgaagactcgttaaaccggtcctgtgtgcatgacgaaggccgattttcaaaaagtttatttgaaaaaaagataaaaatatttctatgtttttcatataaaaaattaccagtttttgatttttgtattttttctaaatgcaaaatttcaaaatcgggcttcgtcatgcacacgggatatgtcttgggagtcttcacccaaaatttcagccaatttggtccatcccatctcgagatatcgtggcacccgtaaatcaacttggtgtttagagaaaaacgctcagaaagttagacagttggctttgcgcatggcaaaatattgagcgtaaatcgtctcttactcagtttaaacatgaaatatcttcatgaaactttcaggagtggttgaaaatcatcttttaagtggttttaatacattttctgtaatatgaaattttgtaattttctacatgtatgtaaccccttaaccgatttggctcaaaattggcacagttacttatttttgcctaaagcatctcttcagattttccaaaaaaattgtcaacctAGTACATCACCTTTTAATCTTTTATGAGCATCACAGGTTTGGCTGATACAATACTTGCCTACCAAGTGCTAATTCTTTTTGACAATATTTAAaatggaacttaaaaaaaaccagtTGTCCCCATTCACCCCATTTCAACGGCTTTTTAGAAccgatttttttagaacacgTGCAAATATTGTACTATTAAATTTAacgatttctttgtttttttttcagaatcttaaTGCTACTTAATAAACGGCAACTGGAGAAGCTTAAAGAACAATGGTGGAAAAATGATGATATACAAAGTAAATGCGAAAAaccagatgaccaatcagatgGAATCTCAATCCAAAACATCGGTGGtgtttttattgtgatttttgttggaattggaATGGCGTGTATAACTTTGGTATTTGAGTTTTGGTATtacaaatacagaaaaaatataaaaatagtagATGTAATGGAAGCTAACGATGAGAACAGTCgtgttaaaaattcaaatttaaagatACCTAATTTGAAACAGGAGTTTGGTAATCTAGGTGAAATCAAAAACGATTCAGGACAAAACGTTTTAAAGACCAGAACGCTTAATTCTGAAACTAACAATTTCAAATCCCGGTTCTAAaaggttttatagaaaaatatcaaacgtaagcacttaagtggtaacaaaatagtagttaatgcaataagttgcaaaaagaagatttttttcagcacgagtcatacatttattaatccaacgaggttcaccgagttggataaatatgacaagtgctgaaaagatcaacttttgcaacgagttccatacaacattttttgcaattccgaaaaacaccctttgacaggaattataagtcaaatgttcatgtattttgtcaattaaccgtttaaaacaaaataatgttgaaaagtagaacttttcagcatttattttgaaatgtgttgctattcgattctgttatttttggtagagaaaagtaggctatttcgtcgttcaagaatgacaggaaaagtaagtagtttcacaacggaattgccaaaaaagtacttttgaaACGTGCATGTGAGGAATAAAAAATAAGATCGTAAAcacaaaaatatcttaaatgCAATAAATATTAAGAAAGGCATATAATGACGAAGTTTGTTGATCACAAAACAATCtcttaaaaataaagttgatcTTTTAGAGAAGTTTTTCAAATACGGTTATCGTAATGTTTGTAACAATAACCATAAAGTTAGGTACCATGAcatatattaaaattatttgattatacTATAATGGAGCACCGGATTCTAGTGGTAGAAATGAtggttctcccataaggaatacattgtagaaaaaagcaaaaactgctcgaatggaagtgctccattgacTGATATTCAAAGATCTTGAACTAAAGGCATATAAATTGTTAAGGTAAAGCTGAAGATATGTGTATCGTATATACGTGTATCGTATACggataaaaacttgtttttatttaacatttttcttaTTCATACGTATCCAACTACaaagattttgaaataaatcaacATAATATTTTGATATCCAGGTTTAACTCGCTATAGATAAATATCATACATTCTCTTGATAGTTCGTGATAATGTGAATCAGTAATAACAATGTATGACTGTATGATtgagttttaatattttaataaatgataATGATCTCTAAAGGGAGGGTTAGGtaaataaatattgtatttgtatctgtatttacaataaaaataagCATTGATCTGGTTTACCAcataaataatttatatttgctATTAAATAGacattgagaaatttaaaagtgATATGTGAAACATGCTGCATGTGGATTCggacaaaattttcatgaaatcgaCTGAAAACTGAAATATGTAGAAATATCCTTAAAAGCAAGAGCTTGAGTTTTAGagactacacagaaaaatatattcctgtaaattcacattatttatcatgtaccaaaaagtatcataataaatgatgtatatttacattaggtttattaaaaaatttacattagattcattggaaatttacattagttttgaaaatttacattagttttggaatttacattagttcaaaatttgatttaatcaactaattctgattggccaatgggaatgagaagctcgactaggattgcagtaggaaaagggtgtggcctttgttctattttaaaatgattgaagcgggcagcaaaaggaaattctgattttaaaaagttgtttcacaggtaggggacgttTCGGTgatactgctgctacccgctgccgactgagccatcttcgcattttataaacgagcggctaaagcatcaacttgctcaggtcgaggctcaggcagtgggccagcgcaatacgagagcgatagaaagagaaccaaatataacaatttttagttcgggtagttttgaagtcaacgtttggcagaaatacttTCGATATATTTATATTgctatttcataattttagccTTAAGTTTATTATCAGGTAAcatatgttttacaaagtttctTGTTTTgctgagagatttttttttactttctgtaccATATCGATAAATTGTTATATTGGAGTTCGGTTTGTGCTGTCATCGAGTGCGGTTCGTCGTGTCTCGCGCGCGTATATTTTCTGTGTATTTGGGTGTTTTGTTTTAACCAGGCGCTccatttttaatgattcagcccGGGACTAACCGTGGATCAGTTTTCTGGTGGAATTTTGTGTGTTCTTATAAATAATCTGAgttttttcaagtgttttcctgTCCATGTTGATGGCTTAAACGGCGTCGGTTCGGTTCGGCTTATGTATTGGTGTCGGCGAAGGAGCCCAGTAAGAAATACGGGGCCGATCGGGTCTGATcgttcagcgatgacctatacatgtctgggtaccaaaagttgcgtctttcaattacaaaaaatttgatacccagacatgtataggtcatcgctgaattttttaagttatcgcagttttagtgaaaaaagttgattttttgtcgatttcgtcattttcctgtttttgcgcgtggcgcgtcgaaaaactcagtttttattttcaaaaaatcatatctcggaaacgtacggttcgacatcgccaattttctgatatgttatgtgaaattttccgaggattccgataaaaatattttcagacataggctctttggtccagacacggtcaaaacgccattttaagttttcatgcgactttttcaaatgttaagctagattatTCAAacatcttactatttttctcaaatagccaaactcatcacctttcttttgcgtctaagacagctaaatcggatgaaatggcgcggagatatgattttttgaaaaaagtgttttttgcgaaaaatgacgaaaattgccatttttcgaaccaccctagcaagatgtaggtcaccctaatggccaaacaaaaaaaatacgggtctaattattttggccaaggaacccccagcaaaattttgagcccgattggagaacttttttttcggtttaggctcttttcaaatggaattgctgtatatacagCGGGACAGATTGTGGGTGATCTGGACCTGAAAGGATTCGTGAAGCGATCGTTCCGAGGAAACTTGAACGGCGGTGCAGGAACGTGGTCGTCCGGTGTGGCATGTTTCGGGCGGCATCGATCCGAGTGCGCTTGCAGTGCCATGGCCACGTGCCGGTTGCGGACGGCGTTTGGGGTTGGGTGCAGACCAGCTCGAGATCGCTGCATAAAAAGGGTCTTCGTTCACTTTATTGGAGTAGATCCTGCCAGTGACCGCTCGAGCGTTAAGTCGTGTTCGTCCCCATCGAACTGATGCTTCCTTTCCTTCAGTGACACCGATTCCTGCGCCTAATTCGAGGTGGCCTGGCCATGAGCCACCATTGTCGTTCTCGATCCCGGTGAGGACGGGCCATTGCGGCAACGTTTGAGACCGGCTGAGTTGGAGTCCGGTTCGGTTCTGGAAAGaatgaaaaggaaaaaaaaaacaatttagagGAGGAATtttacagcatttttttttcttgccaaGAACCTACTCAATGCCATTATGGTTCTTCTCCGAGCCGCCGAGTTGTGCATCGAGGAGTGTCTGGAACGGCGGCAGGTGTGTTGAGCGGTGAGGCTGGTTCTTTCTGGAAGCCGGGGTTCCGGTTCTTCTGTGGTTGGAGTCATCATTGTAGGCCTGCTGGCGTTCAAGTGATGGTGGAGGGTGTGGCTGGTCGGGTCTCCagaacattttttgacacaTGATTTCTTTGTAGTGATTTGTCGGGACCAGTTTTGGTACCGGATGGTTCTGGTTTTTCCGTCTTGAGGATGCTGACGGGTTTGCGTTGTTATCCGTGAGGTTTATTCTGGGGTCGTTCCAGATTTGAACTACCGTTCGGATTCTCCGACGACAATAATGTTCTTGCACACGTCCTCCATGGTGTTGGCCAGCGAACGATTTACGACCATCTTCACCGCGGTTTGGATTGTCTCTTGCTGCTGCTCCTCCTTTTTCATTACGCGACGACGAACTTTTCAGAACCGACGAGATTGTAGATGTCGGACAGATCGGCATCCGGCACTCCTGCACGATGCACCGCTCCTGTCCTTATTATATCCTCGATTATCGTAGACGGTGCCATGTGCCGGAAGGCGACAGGTGCCGCATTGGGCGAAATGGAAGTATTTTGCAAGACACGAGCCGTGGTGTTCTGCGAAACGATTTCTTGGCTGCTGGACCGATGGTTGGACCGACGACCAGCGTGGTCGGTTTCGCCTTATTTGGTTTCTCCGTTTCGATGGCCTGGTCGATCTATCGCAGCAGGTTGCACGGTTGATTTTCAACGTAAAGAACAACCGGAGGCTGGAGTGCGGCTGCAGCATGCGCTGCTTCTTTTCGAGTTGGACAAGCCACTGCGGACGTTCTTGATCAGCACCGGCAACCGGTTTTTTGCACTCGATGGTCCTTGAAGCTTTCGCTGATCCTATGACATTGCTGGAGATTTGCTGGTTCAGTTCGGCGGCTAGATGGTCATCTCTTCATGAAGTGTCGTATCCGGTGACGAAGCAGAGCAGTGCCGGAGTATTGCTGACAATTTCCGCCGTCCGGAGTTCCGCCGATGATCGTCGTGATCCCGATGCTGGTTTCGCTGATGCCGGGTGGCCAACCTTGGAGGTTGCGTTTGTCCGCGACAGCCTCCTTCGTACGAGTCACGAATAGTTTGATCCGTGCGATTGATGATGATTCTTACCGCCGCCGCTGCCGCCCAAGACGAAGCTCGGTATTATACTGGTGTATCCGATTCCGCCACCACTGTTGTTTCGCATTCCACGATTGTCTCGGTCGTCGTTAATCGGTCCCGACGAACGTGGACACTCCGACGGTGGTGGATCATTTTTGTTTAGGTGACCGTTCGGGAGTGTCGAGTCTGTAAATGTTAGAAAGATTTGAATACAGTCGCGAGATAATACTTGTTTCAACTTTATAAACAAGAATACTATTCTTACCGTGGGACTCGCACTGTCAGCATATGATCATCCGGCTGCAGAGGCCTTCTGCCAACGAAGAGGTGGCTCCGGTGTTGAACAGATCGCCCTAAGTAATTAAGCGTGAGTTCGGCAGATTGGAATACGTCACAGGGCAAGAATCGTGTTTGTTGTTGCAGGGTTTTAGAGCTGGAAAGGGAGAAGGTTAGTTTGGAAGATTTCTCTGATGACTATTTTTACCATTTTACCTGTCCTTTGACAGGATCGGGTCCAAGTACACCTCCAATGTAGTCCTGAAAGAGGCGTGTCGCCTCCGGTCTGCTAATTCTATTTGTTGTCACGGTAAGTCAGCCACCGCCCCGTCGTCCTTCTCCGGATGCACTTATCTCATGTTAAACA
Protein-coding sequences here:
- the LOC119766146 gene encoding uncharacterized protein LOC119766146 codes for the protein MPICPTSTISSVLKSSSSRNEKGGAAARDNPNRGEDGRKSFAGQHHGGRVQEHYCRRRIRTVVQIWNDPRINLTDNNANPSASSRRKNQNHPVPKLVPTNHYKEIMCQKMFWRPDQPHPPPSLERQQAYNDDSNHRRTGTPASRKNQPHRSTHLPPFQTLLDAQLGGSEKNHNGIETEPDSNSAGLKRCRNGPSSPGSRTTMVAHGQATSN